In Brachypodium distachyon strain Bd21 chromosome 2, Brachypodium_distachyon_v3.0, whole genome shotgun sequence, one genomic interval encodes:
- the LOC104582673 gene encoding protein FAR1-RELATED SEQUENCE 5, with amino-acid sequence MDGYNASMEEMEEYHMMVSQMFGSVEEGYEHYNSYAKSKGFNVRLDDKEYISGTTELKRRRFCCSKEGYRLEKYFVAKDQIREPRALTRCGCKAMLEIQREPGTGLWFVKNFVDVHNHPLDPKQSPFLRSHRRLNNAQKADAVEYGLGGLRTCEIMEVMEKHHGGYDQVGFVSRDLYNFFAKYKKKRILGRDAEFVLNHMRAQVERDAEFFFKYSTDDEGHLRNIFWADSQSQIDYEAFGDLVVFDSTYRVNRYNLPFVPFIGVDHHRSTIVFGVGIVSDETVSSYEWLLQSFLEVMSHKNPRSVITDGDAAMRKAIKKVMPRTDHRLCSWHIEQNMIRHLRNPMLRDFRKLIYRKMGVYEFERSWAQFKEKYEITEQSAWMSRMYKLRKRWSAAYTNGRYFLGM; translated from the coding sequence ATGGATGGTTATAATGCCAgcatggaggagatggaagAATATCACATGATGGTGAGTCAGATGTTTGGAAGCGTTGAAGAAGGTTACGAGCACTACAACAGCTATGCAAAATCTAAAGGGTTTAATGTGAGATTGGACGATAAGGAGTACATTAGTGGCACCACGGAATTGAAAAGAAGACGTTTCTGCTGCAGTAAGGAAGGGTACCGTTTGGAGAAGTACTTTGTAGCAAAAGATCAAATAAGGGAGCCACGGGCGCTCACCCGTTGTGGATGTAAAGCTATGCTTGAGATCCAGCGAGAACCTGGAACGGGTCTTTGGTTTGTCAAGAATTTTGTTGATGTCCACAACCATCCACTTGACCCCAAGCAGTCTCCTTTTCTACGGTCACATCGCCGTTTAAACAACGCTCAGAAAGCTGATGCCGTAGAATATGGTCTTGGTGGCCTTCGTACGTGCGAAATCATGGAAGTTATGGAGAAGCACCATGGTGGGTATGATCAGGTTGGGTTTGTTTCCCGGGACCTCTATAATTTCTTCGCCAagtacaagaagaaaagaatctTAGGAAGGGATGCTGAATTTGTCTTGAACCACATGAGAGCCCAAGTTGAACGAGATGCTGAATTTTTCTTCAAATATAGTACGGATGATGAAGGACATCTTCGAAATATATTCTGGGCAGATTCACAATCTCAGATTGATTATGAAGCATTCGGTGACCTAGTTGTGTTTGACAGCACATATCGGGTCAATCGGTATAATCTCCCATTTGTTCCATTTATTGGGGTGGACCATCATCGCAGTACAATTGTTTTTGGTGTTGGTATTGTTTCAGACGAGACTGTCTCGTCGTACGAGTGGCTACTGCAGTCATTTCTTGAGGTGATGAGCCATAAGAACCCGAGATCTGTGATCACTGATGGAGACGCCGCCATGAGGAAAGCCATTAAGAAGGTTATGCCGAGGACAGACCATCGACTATGCAGTTGGCACATTGAGCAGAACATGATACGCCACCTGCGTAATCCAATGCTTCGGGACTTCAGAAAACTCATATATCGTAAGATGGGAGTATATGAGTTTGAGAGATCTTGGGCTCAGTTCAAGGAAAAGTATGAGATCACAGAGCAGTCTGCATGGATGTCCAGAATGTACAAACTTAGGAAGAGGTGGTCTGCGGCTTATACAAACGGAAGATATTTTTTGGGCATGTAG